The following proteins come from a genomic window of Microbacterium sulfonylureivorans:
- a CDS encoding ABC-F family ATP-binding cassette domain-containing protein, translated as MTAHTLTPSVLLDRVSFAWQDGTPALTEISGAFGAGRTGLVGRNGSGKSTLLRLIAGELTPAAGQITTSADVAYLPQQLTLDVDRPVAELLGVSRPLAALRAIESGDVDPRHFDAVGSDWDIEARSHAALAEAGLSPEMLDRRIGELSGGEAVLTAIAGIRLRAAPVTLLDEPTNNLDRVARARLGDMIRGWRGTLIVVSHDVTLLELMDDTAELYANALSVYGGAYSEWRAWLDAEQDAAKRAEKTAAQAVRREKRQRIEAETTIAHRQAMGRKAQAEKRVPPIVAGNLQRAAQVSAGKLRGEKADREASAREALDAAERRVRDDATIRIDLPDPDVPAGRRIATVGDGEHSWVVQGPERVAIIGPNGVGKTTLLERLVRGAVKRPGGIDAFGDAGASTVAFVPPVSHAMLHTDRVGYLPQRVDGLDDDASVLDNVGAAASAVPIPELRNRLARFLIRGSAVERPVSTLSGGERFRVALARLLLADPAPQLIVLDEPTNNLDLDTVGQLVDALAAYRGAVLVVSHDDAFLNRLGIDTTLELAPDGSLTER; from the coding sequence ATGACCGCTCATACCCTCACCCCGTCCGTCCTCCTCGACCGCGTCTCGTTCGCGTGGCAGGACGGCACCCCCGCACTGACGGAGATCTCCGGCGCGTTCGGCGCCGGCCGCACCGGCCTCGTCGGCCGCAACGGCTCCGGCAAGTCCACGCTGCTCCGGCTCATCGCCGGGGAGCTCACGCCCGCCGCAGGCCAGATCACGACGTCCGCGGATGTCGCGTACCTCCCGCAGCAGCTCACCCTCGACGTCGATCGACCCGTCGCCGAGCTCCTCGGCGTGTCCCGGCCGCTCGCGGCGCTGCGCGCCATCGAGTCCGGCGACGTCGACCCGCGCCACTTCGACGCCGTCGGCTCCGACTGGGACATCGAGGCGCGCTCGCACGCGGCCCTCGCGGAGGCGGGACTCTCCCCCGAGATGCTCGACCGTCGCATCGGCGAGCTCTCGGGCGGGGAGGCCGTGCTCACCGCGATCGCCGGGATCCGGCTGCGCGCGGCGCCGGTGACCCTTCTCGACGAGCCGACGAACAACCTCGACCGCGTCGCCCGTGCCCGCCTCGGAGACATGATCCGGGGATGGCGCGGCACGCTCATCGTGGTCAGCCACGACGTGACGCTGCTCGAGCTGATGGACGACACCGCCGAGCTCTACGCGAACGCGCTGTCGGTCTACGGAGGTGCGTACTCCGAGTGGCGCGCGTGGCTCGACGCCGAGCAGGATGCGGCGAAGCGAGCGGAGAAGACCGCCGCCCAGGCCGTGCGGCGCGAGAAGCGTCAGCGGATCGAGGCCGAGACCACCATCGCCCACCGCCAGGCGATGGGGCGCAAGGCGCAGGCGGAGAAGCGCGTGCCGCCCATCGTCGCGGGCAACCTCCAGCGCGCCGCGCAGGTCTCGGCCGGAAAGCTCCGCGGCGAGAAGGCCGATCGAGAGGCCTCGGCGCGCGAGGCGCTCGACGCCGCAGAGCGACGGGTGCGCGACGATGCCACGATCCGCATCGACCTGCCCGATCCGGATGTGCCGGCCGGGCGCCGCATCGCGACGGTCGGCGACGGCGAGCACTCGTGGGTCGTCCAGGGTCCGGAGCGCGTCGCGATCATCGGGCCGAACGGGGTCGGCAAGACGACGCTGCTCGAGCGACTGGTCCGCGGCGCGGTGAAACGGCCGGGAGGAATCGACGCCTTCGGAGATGCCGGGGCATCGACGGTTGCGTTCGTCCCGCCCGTTTCACACGCGATGCTCCACACCGACCGCGTCGGCTACCTGCCGCAGCGGGTCGACGGCCTCGACGACGACGCGTCGGTGCTCGACAACGTCGGGGCCGCGGCATCCGCCGTGCCGATCCCCGAGCTGCGCAACCGGCTCGCGCGATTCCTCATCCGAGGGTCCGCGGTCGAGCGGCCGGTGTCGACGCTGTCGGGCGGTGAGCGGTTCCGGGTCGCCCTGGCGCGGCTCCTGCTCGCCGATCCCGCGCCGCAGCTCATCGTGCTCGACGAGCCGACGAACAACCTCGACCTCGACACGGTCGGGCAGCTCGTCGACGCCCTCGCCGCCTACCGCGGCGCGGTGCTGGTCGTCAGCCACGACGACGCGTTCCTGAACCGGCTCGGGATCGACACGACGCTCGAGCTCGCGCCAGACGGGAGCCTCACCGAGAGGTGA
- a CDS encoding alpha/beta hydrolase → MSIHPPLDADAVLWSAGPAEREGRPLLVLLHGYGADERDLFGLVPYLPPEFTVAAVRAPLAPPFPAPGYSWYPIEGLDGRDPVHTTAAASRLLEWTDAAASAHPSVGLLGFSQGAAVALQAMRLDPQRFAFAVNLSGYATPGDLPGDAELAELRPPVFWGRGTNDDVIPGFLVDHTTQWLPGYADLSGRVYPGLTHSVSEQELADVRVFLDKRLEALRDGDPT, encoded by the coding sequence GTGAGCATCCACCCGCCCCTCGACGCCGACGCCGTGCTGTGGTCCGCCGGACCGGCCGAGCGAGAGGGCCGTCCGCTGCTGGTGCTGCTCCACGGCTACGGTGCCGACGAGCGCGACCTGTTCGGGCTCGTGCCCTATCTGCCGCCCGAGTTCACGGTCGCCGCGGTGCGCGCGCCGCTCGCACCCCCCTTCCCCGCCCCGGGCTACTCCTGGTATCCGATCGAGGGGCTGGACGGCCGCGACCCCGTGCACACCACCGCCGCGGCCTCCCGGCTCCTCGAATGGACGGATGCCGCGGCATCCGCCCACCCGTCCGTCGGGCTGCTCGGCTTCTCGCAGGGTGCCGCCGTCGCGCTGCAGGCGATGCGTCTCGACCCGCAGCGCTTCGCCTTCGCGGTGAACCTCTCGGGCTACGCGACCCCTGGCGACCTCCCCGGCGATGCCGAGCTCGCGGAGCTCCGGCCGCCGGTGTTCTGGGGACGCGGGACCAACGACGACGTCATCCCCGGGTTCCTCGTCGACCACACGACGCAGTGGCTTCCCGGATACGCCGACCTGAGCGGGCGGGTCTACCCCGGCCTCACGCACAGCGTGTCGGAGCAGGAGCTGGCCGACGTCCGGGTGTTCCTCGACAAGCGGCTCGAGGCCCTGCGGGACGGCGACCCGACCTAG
- a CDS encoding TetR/AcrR family transcriptional regulator: protein MANDGARGATAARKPRLDRQTIVAGALELAETPGVAVISFRELGAHLGVDPTAMYRHFRSKDELNAALLEQLTEQALARVTAPPEDWRDRLRQLAHATLTEFERYPAIGVEAMSITTHGAAERRAIELMLDAFSRAGLDGEDLVRHYALLALHSLAGAANMARARIERGSDPEVAETWLDRPILADPREFPLLAAHAGELAALQDRELFAAGVELVIESAERAALAR from the coding sequence ATGGCGAACGACGGCGCGCGGGGCGCAACGGCGGCCAGGAAGCCGCGCCTGGACCGGCAGACGATCGTCGCCGGCGCGCTCGAGCTCGCCGAGACGCCGGGAGTCGCCGTCATCTCGTTCCGCGAGCTCGGCGCGCACCTCGGCGTCGACCCGACGGCGATGTACCGGCACTTCCGCAGCAAGGACGAGCTGAACGCCGCTCTCCTGGAGCAGCTCACCGAGCAGGCGCTCGCCCGAGTGACTGCCCCGCCCGAGGACTGGCGCGACCGCCTTCGCCAGCTCGCCCACGCGACGCTGACGGAGTTCGAGCGCTACCCGGCGATCGGCGTCGAGGCGATGTCGATCACCACGCACGGCGCCGCCGAACGGCGCGCGATCGAGCTGATGCTCGACGCGTTCTCGCGTGCCGGCCTCGACGGCGAGGACCTCGTGCGCCACTACGCGCTGCTCGCTCTGCACTCGCTCGCCGGCGCAGCGAACATGGCCCGCGCCCGCATCGAGCGCGGATCGGACCCCGAGGTCGCCGAAACGTGGCTCGACCGGCCGATCCTCGCCGATCCCCGCGAGTTCCCGCTGCTCGCCGCGCACGCCGGGGAGCTGGCGGCGCTCCAGGACCGCGAGCTGTTCGCGGCCGGCGTCGAGCTCGTGATCGAGTCCGCCGAACGAGCCGCCCTCGCACGCTGA
- a CDS encoding amidohydrolase, whose protein sequence is MAVAEVLFTGGRVFTGSGEPLTGMSVAVVGERIAAIVPDAAIAELVGPETRVVDLDGALLAPGFQDAHIHPVGGGMELLQCDLSEAEDAADAVERVRRYADENPDEPWILGGGWSMDHFPGGAPLRGLLDAVVPDRPVLLLSRDHHSTWANTTAIALARIDADTSDPVDGRIEREADGTPAGTFHEGAGELFTGVRPPHDSELAYRGLLAAQEKLIALGITGWQDAAVGAISIIADPLDAYLRAVREGRLQVHVTGAQWWERDGGLEQVEHMTARRDAIEALVPASRLTIGATKIMVDGVAENQTAAMLTPYKDADGHATHNCGLSFVDPALVAAAVTALDAAGMQVHFHALGDRAVREALDAVAAARAANGPSDARHHLAHLQVVDEADVPRFADADAVANMQALWATHEAQLDELTLPFLRDGAEARQYPFGDLARAGARLAAGSDWPVSSADPIDAIHIAVNRAYPGSDRPPLGGAHQRLDLVTAMTAYTSGSAYVNHRDHDTGHIREGYLANLVVLSPDPFSLPEEDIHLATVDSTWIQGRPAYDRTAARERDFA, encoded by the coding sequence ATGGCCGTTGCGGAAGTCCTGTTCACCGGCGGACGCGTGTTCACCGGATCCGGCGAACCCCTGACGGGCATGAGCGTCGCCGTCGTCGGCGAGCGCATCGCCGCGATCGTGCCCGACGCCGCGATCGCCGAGCTCGTCGGACCGGAGACGCGGGTCGTGGACCTCGACGGCGCGCTCCTGGCGCCCGGATTCCAGGACGCGCACATCCACCCCGTCGGCGGCGGAATGGAGCTGCTGCAGTGCGACCTCAGTGAGGCGGAGGATGCCGCGGACGCCGTCGAGCGCGTGCGACGCTACGCCGACGAGAACCCCGATGAGCCGTGGATCCTCGGCGGCGGATGGTCGATGGACCACTTCCCCGGCGGCGCCCCCCTGCGGGGGCTGCTCGACGCGGTGGTGCCCGATCGGCCGGTCCTGCTCCTCAGCCGCGACCACCACAGCACGTGGGCGAACACGACGGCGATCGCCCTCGCCCGGATCGACGCAGACACTTCGGATCCGGTCGACGGGCGCATCGAGCGCGAGGCCGACGGCACTCCGGCGGGCACCTTCCACGAGGGCGCCGGCGAGCTGTTCACCGGGGTGCGGCCCCCGCACGACTCCGAGCTCGCCTACCGCGGCCTGCTCGCCGCGCAGGAGAAGCTCATCGCCCTCGGGATCACCGGCTGGCAGGATGCCGCAGTCGGGGCGATCTCGATCATCGCCGACCCCCTCGACGCCTACCTCCGCGCCGTCCGCGAGGGGCGCCTGCAGGTGCATGTCACAGGGGCGCAGTGGTGGGAGCGCGACGGCGGGCTCGAGCAGGTCGAGCACATGACGGCGCGGCGCGACGCGATCGAGGCCCTCGTCCCCGCGTCGAGGCTCACGATCGGCGCGACGAAGATCATGGTCGACGGCGTCGCCGAGAACCAGACGGCCGCGATGCTCACGCCGTACAAGGACGCCGATGGTCACGCGACCCACAACTGCGGACTGTCGTTCGTCGACCCGGCGCTCGTCGCGGCCGCCGTCACCGCGCTCGACGCCGCCGGGATGCAGGTGCACTTCCACGCGCTGGGCGATCGGGCGGTCCGCGAGGCGCTCGACGCCGTCGCCGCCGCGCGCGCCGCGAACGGCCCGAGCGATGCGCGCCATCACCTCGCACATCTCCAGGTCGTCGACGAGGCCGACGTTCCGCGGTTCGCCGACGCCGACGCCGTCGCGAACATGCAGGCGCTGTGGGCGACGCACGAGGCGCAGCTGGACGAGCTGACCCTGCCGTTCCTGCGCGACGGTGCCGAGGCGCGGCAGTACCCGTTCGGCGACCTGGCTCGAGCAGGCGCCCGCCTCGCCGCGGGGAGCGACTGGCCCGTCTCGAGCGCCGACCCGATCGACGCCATCCACATCGCGGTCAACCGCGCCTACCCGGGCAGCGATCGGCCGCCGCTGGGCGGCGCCCACCAGCGACTCGACCTCGTCACCGCGATGACCGCCTACACGTCGGGATCCGCGTACGTGAACCACCGCGACCACGACACCGGGCACATTCGCGAGGGGTACCTCGCGAACCTCGTCGTGCTCTCCCCCGACCCCTTCTCCCTTCCGGAGGAGGACATCCACCTCGCCACCGTCGACTCCACATGGATCCAGGGCCGGCCCGCCTACGACCGCACCGCCGCCAGGGAAAGGGACTTCGCATGA